In one Aromatoleum aromaticum EbN1 genomic region, the following are encoded:
- a CDS encoding DUF6596 domain-containing protein, whose amino-acid sequence MFAVAPPAFVQRIIRAKASIRDVRVPCEVPLQAELPARLDRVLRVIYSVSNESCLASAGDSLTRTELSGEAIRLGRLLAQLLPEPESIGLLALMLLQVSR is encoded by the coding sequence ATGTTCGCCGTCGCGCCGCCCGCGTTCGTGCAGCGCATCATACGTGCCAAGGCCAGCATCCGCGACGTGCGCGTCCCCTGCGAAGTGCCGCTGCAGGCGGAGCTGCCGGCCCGCCTTGACAGGGTGCTGCGCGTGATCTATTCGGTTTCCAATGAGAGCTGCTTGGCTTCGGCGGGCGATTCGTTGACGCGCACCGAGCTGTCGGGCGAGGCGATCCGGCTTGGCCGGCTGCTCGCCCAGCTGCTCCCGGAGCCGGAGTCGATCGGGCTGCTGGCGCTGATGCTGCTGCAGGTGTCGCGATGA
- a CDS encoding VOC family protein, whose translation MPKNTICLWFDKDAEDAARFYAATFPDSRVTAVHRAPADYPSGKAGDVLTVVFTVAGIPCLGLNGGPAFPQTEAFSFQIATDDQEETDRYWNAIVGNGGAESACGWCKDRWGVSWQITPRVLTEALATGGEEARRAFEAMMTMRKIDVAAIEAARRG comes from the coding sequence ATGCCCAAGAACACGATCTGCCTCTGGTTCGACAAGGACGCCGAGGATGCCGCCCGCTTCTACGCCGCGACCTTCCCCGACAGCCGAGTGACTGCCGTCCATCGAGCGCCCGCTGATTACCCATCGGGCAAAGCCGGCGACGTACTGACGGTGGTGTTCACGGTTGCGGGCATCCCTTGCCTCGGCCTCAACGGTGGCCCGGCGTTTCCGCAGACCGAGGCTTTTTCGTTCCAGATCGCTACCGACGACCAGGAAGAGACCGACCGCTACTGGAACGCCATCGTCGGCAACGGCGGGGCAGAGAGCGCCTGCGGCTGGTGCAAGGACCGGTGGGGCGTTTCGTGGCAGATCACCCCGCGTGTACTGACCGAGGCGCTGGCTACGGGGGGTGAGGAGGCCAGGCGTGCCTTCGAAGCCATGATGACGATGCGCAAGATCGACGTCGCTGCAATCGAGGCGGCCCGACGCGGCTGA